The Campylobacter concisus genome has a window encoding:
- a CDS encoding twin-arginine translocation signal domain-containing protein gives MQGSRRDFLKKSLKVGTAGGILAVSAIAKTTSDDLAPDGNGVVVGKSNKKEVLYKKSKNWETYYKIAY, from the coding sequence ATGCAAGGATCAAGAAGAGATTTTTTAAAGAAATCTCTAAAAGTTGGTACTGCTGGCGGAATACTCGCAGTTTCTGCAATAGCAAAAACAACTAGTGATGACTTAGCTCCTGATGGCAATGGCGTCGTCGTAGGTAAGTCTAACAAAAAAGAGGTGCTTTATAAAAAAAGCAAAAATTGGGAAACCTACTATAAAATCGCTTATTAA
- the fdh3B gene encoding formate dehydrogenase FDH3 subunit beta — protein MARMKFFVDTDRCISCYGCQVACSSAHELPVGIYRRKVITLHDGIEGKEVSTTIACQHCTDAPCEQVCPVDCFYIRADGIVLHDKNICIGCGYCLYACPFGAPQFPKDGAFGVKGVMDKCTMCAGGPEPTNSHEERELYGQNRMAEGKVPMCAAVCATNALLVGDAAEVSNVYRKRVMLRNTGLNA, from the coding sequence ATGGCAAGAATGAAATTTTTCGTAGATACTGATAGATGTATTAGTTGTTATGGTTGCCAAGTTGCTTGCTCTTCTGCTCATGAGCTTCCAGTGGGAATTTATAGAAGAAAGGTCATTACACTTCACGATGGTATCGAAGGTAAAGAGGTTTCAACTACCATTGCATGCCAACACTGTACTGATGCACCTTGTGAGCAAGTTTGCCCGGTTGATTGTTTCTACATTAGAGCTGATGGCATCGTGCTTCACGATAAAAATATATGCATAGGCTGTGGTTACTGCTTATATGCTTGTCCATTTGGTGCTCCACAGTTCCCTAAAGACGGGGCATTTGGCGTAAAAGGCGTTATGGATAAATGTACAATGTGCGCAGGCGGTCCAGAGCCAACAAACTCACACGAGGAGAGAGAGCTTTACGGCCAAAATAGAATGGCTGAAGGAAAAGTGCCTATGTGTGCGGCTGTTTGTGCTACAAATGCACTTTTAGTTGGAGATGCAGCTGAAGTATCAAATGTATATCGCAAACGTGTTATGCTAAGAAACACTGGGCTAAATGCCTAA